Proteins found in one Tumebacillus sp. BK434 genomic segment:
- a CDS encoding tyrosine-type recombinase/integrase, with the protein MAGTAEHEAQIQAFGNYLEEKKKSPGTVQGVLLDLGQFADFMAKREKAFGELTEDDANDFGSELRDGGKSEKLIHRKFKAIKSFYKFLENQGQSGDMDETISESKAYIFSLPRPLTIDEMKRFIIACGDIKRRAIFTTMYETGLRPDELARLQQDDINWDDLFLVVKNKAGERDRLVFFSRKLKDLLKKYIRASKSKLPNVFVDEKGPIRQAKLQVLFVETAKDAKIEGHIALQSLRRSLAAHMIEQGIDIGHVAQILGLKNTNSLDVLVPAGGVRSNEYQKFISALDL; encoded by the coding sequence ATGGCAGGTACTGCTGAACACGAAGCACAGATCCAGGCGTTCGGAAATTACCTGGAAGAGAAGAAAAAGTCGCCAGGAACGGTGCAAGGGGTATTGCTCGATCTGGGACAGTTTGCCGATTTCATGGCCAAACGCGAAAAAGCATTCGGGGAGCTGACCGAAGATGACGCCAATGATTTCGGCAGCGAACTGCGGGACGGCGGCAAGTCGGAGAAACTGATTCACCGCAAGTTCAAGGCGATCAAATCTTTTTACAAGTTCCTCGAAAACCAAGGACAGTCCGGCGATATGGATGAGACGATCTCGGAGAGCAAAGCGTACATCTTCTCTTTGCCGCGTCCGTTGACGATCGACGAGATGAAGCGCTTTATCATCGCCTGCGGCGACATCAAGCGCCGGGCGATCTTCACGACGATGTACGAGACCGGGCTGCGTCCGGACGAACTCGCCCGCTTGCAGCAGGACGACATCAACTGGGATGACCTGTTTTTGGTCGTCAAAAACAAGGCTGGGGAGCGCGACCGGCTGGTCTTTTTCTCCCGCAAGCTGAAGGATTTGTTGAAAAAATACATCCGCGCCAGCAAGAGCAAACTGCCGAACGTCTTTGTCGACGAAAAAGGCCCGATCCGGCAGGCGAAACTGCAGGTTTTGTTTGTCGAGACGGCCAAAGACGCCAAGATCGAAGGACATATCGCCTTGCAGTCGCTGCGCCGCTCTTTGGCTGCCCACATGATCGAACAGGGGATCGACATCGGGCATGTGGCGCAGATTCTCGGCCTGAAAAACACCAACTCGCTCGACGTGCTGGTGCCGGCAGGCGGCGTGCGGTCGAACGAATATCAGAAATTCATTAGCGCATTGGATCTGTAA